In Fusarium oxysporum f. sp. lycopersici 4287 chromosome 4, whole genome shotgun sequence, a genomic segment contains:
- a CDS encoding ribosomal protein L1 produces the protein MAPIDRCLASMARLSLLQTPRPAIPTIPKFLAPAAAQQVRQASVVRIKKTKKKKALPKDFKRHNLAKREFPQYSLCEAMRVLRAVEVGQPPASVKYEIHINLKTARNGPVIKNSVRLPHPVQSDWQIAVICPEGSEIAQQATAAGAVAVGQETLFEAIKKEQINFDRLICHEASEGALNKAGLGKILGPKGLMPSKRMRTIVPDVVKSMRDSAGAADYRERQGVIRMAIGQLGYSPDQLKNNIKVLLNKVKAECAEISEEVHKEVHEVILSTTHGPGISLNGKLKDAEEQITPEALSSIM, from the exons ATGGCGCCAATCGACCGCTGCTTGGCCTCCATGGCCAGGCTATCCCTCCTCCAGACTCCTCGACCGGCAATTCCCACGATACCGAAGTTCCTCGCCCCGGCGGCTGCTCAACAAGTTCGACAGGCTTCGGTTGTGAGAAtcaagaagacaaagaagaagaaggcgttGCCTAAGGACTTCAAGAGACATAACTTGGCCAAGAGGGAATTCCCTCAATACTCGTTATGTGAAGCTATGAG AGTCCTACGAGCCGTTGAAGTTGGACAACCGCCTGCTTCGGTCAAGTACGAAAttcacatcaacctcaagacCGCCCGAAACGGACCCGTCATCAAGAACAGCGTCCGACTTCCCCACCCCGTCCAGAGCGATTGGCAAATTGCCGTCATCTGCCCTGAAGGCAGCGAGATCGCTCAGCAAGCCACCGCCGCAGGTGCTGTAGCCGTCGGTCAAGAAACCCTCTTCGAAGCCATCAAAAAGGAACAGATCAACTTCGACCGTCTCATCTGCCACGAGGCCAGCGAAGGAGCTCTCAACAAAGCCGGTCTAGGAAAAATCCTCGGTCCGAAGGGTCTCATGCCCAGCAAGCGTATGCGAACCATCGTCCCCGATGTCGTCAAGTCGATGCGAGACTCTGCTGGTGCAGCTGATTACCGTGAGAGACAGGGTGTTATTCGTATGGCTATTGGACAGTTGGGTTACTCGCCGGATcagctcaagaacaacatcaagGTGTTGCtgaacaaggtcaaggcagAGTGTGCGGAGATTTCAGAGGAGGTGCACAAGGAGGTTCACGAGGTTATTCTCAGCACAACCCATGGACCTGGCATAAGCTTGAATGGAAAGTTGAAGGATGCAGAGGAGCAGATTACCCCCGAGGCATTGTCGAGCATCATGTAA